AAGCGCCTCCAAGCCCGGCAAGAAGCCGTCGGATTCCACCAAGAAGCCACAGAAGAAACCTAGTGGTGGTGAGGCCGCGCCGGAAAAAGGCGATCCAGAGACGGCGACTCAACAACAGAAACAGGACAAAAACGGCAAGCCGTCTTCGACGAAGCCGAATGAGAAGGCCAATCAAGGAAAATCCGGCAAATCGCCCGATGAAAACCCATCCGGAGTCGAACAAGACCCATCAACGGACGCCCCCAAACAGGGCAAGAATCCAAAATCCACGAAATCGACTGAGAACGAAGCGAACGAAAAGGAGCCCACTTCGAACGACAAGGATCAAACTCCGTCGAAATCCAAGTCCGATTCCGGAGAAGGCGGAGACTCGAAAAAATCCTCCGGTCAGTCGGGTCAGGAAGGTCAAGAAGGCGGAAAGCAAGGCGAAGGAGATCCGCAAGGTTCGAAGTCCGAAGGTGACGACACGAAAAGCTCATCCAAGAGCGGGAAAGAGCAGGGCGGCGAGGGATCTGGCAAGCCTGAGGATTCGTCGAAGAACTCCGATTCCGACAAATCGAAGAACGACAAGTCGTCGTCAAAGGCTGATTCAAAGCAAGGTGATTCAAAGGCCCCGAAAGAGGGCAAGACCGGCAAGCAGGATTCCGAATCAGGAAAGGCCGATTCACAAAGCCAAGGCAAAAAGGATTCGGGTAAGAGCGATTCAGGTAAAGGCAAGAATGGCGAATCCGGCAAGGGTGAATCGGGGAAGGGCCAAGGCGATCAGGGCGGAAAAAGCGAAGGATCGAGCAAAGCCGGGTCTGGCTCGCAACCCGGGCAGGGTGGAAAAGGTCCGCCACAGGATGGCCCTGGCGGCGGTGATCCGGGCGACGCAGACGGAATTCCCAACGCCGGGGACGCCGCACCAGCAATAGGGGAAGGCGACGACGCCAATCTGGAATACAACCGGCAGGCCACAGAGTTGATCCTGCAAAAACTGAAGAAGGATCTTGAACGCGGCGACGTTGATCCGGAACTCTTGGAGCAGCTTGGGTGGACGCCCGCTGAACTGAAGAAGTTCGCCGATCGGCTTTCCAAATCGCTGAACGAATCGAAACAAGGAGAAGAGACTCCTGAATCGCGTGCGCGCCAGCAACAGTTCCAGGAAATGTTGAAGAATCTCGACCTGCAACGGTCGGGAGCTCAACGTTCCGGTGCCAACGAACCGAAACGCGAAGTGAATCAGATCGAATCCAAGCGCCCGCCCGCACCTTCGGCGTATTTAAAAGCATTTGAGAAAGCAACGAAAGACCTCGCCCGCCAGAAACCTCCCGCAGGTAAGCCCGCCAGTAAGTGAATCACGAATCGCAACAGACACCGCCCCCTTCGAAACACGTGTTCGAAGGGGCAAGCGTACCTTTGATGCCGATTCAGGGTGATTCCCCCCTAAGGACCAACGATGACGATCCGCGAAGTGACCATTGACGACGTTCGAGATGCCGAGTCCGTCATTCGAGAGCATCTGACACCCATTCCCCTGATTCGTTCGTACTCGCTCGAACGTGAATTGGGGCTGCCAAGTCATCGCCGCGTCTGGCTGAAAGACTATGGATGGACTCCCGTGGGTTCGTTCAAGTTACTAGGTGCTCTCTACTGGATGGCCAAGAATCTCGAGCGAATCGGCGACCGGCCCGTCGCGGCCCATTCGTCCGGAAACTTTGCCTCGGGGATCTCGTTTGCGGGGATGCGATACAAGAAGCAGGTGGTCGTCGTGATGCCCGAATCCGCGCCACGCGTCAAATTCAAATTGACCCGGTCCTTCGGGGCTGAAGTCATGACGTACGATATTTCGCGCGACCACGAAACGGGTGAACGCGATCGCATCACGCGCGAGCTGGCCGATGAACGGAAAGCCGTTCAGGCCTCGCCCTATGATGACCCCTATGTCATTGCCGGAAACGGAGTCGGCGGACTGGAAGTCGTCACCGAATTGCAGCAACAGGGTCGCGACGTGTCCCACTTCTTCTGCCAGGTCAGCGGCGGAGGTCTGATGGCTGGTCAAGCGATTGCCATCGCCGATGGGTTCCCGTCGGCAAAAATCATAGGGGTGGAACCCGACGGCGCTGATGACTTTCGACAATCGCTGGCCGCAAACAAGCGAACCCGCGTCGATCATCCCCAGAGTATCTGCGACGGGTTACTCTCGTACGACGTGGGTGAGCACAACTGGCCTATTCTGCGGAAGTTTGTCACGGATGCCGTCGCGATTTCCGAACTGAAGACGAGGGGGGCGATGAAGTGGCTGTACGACACGCACGGCCTTCGTACCGAGCCTTCCGGCGCGATCTCGACCGCCGCACTCCTTAGCGGCCAGATTTCGACTGAAGGTACGGGGGACATCGTCGTTGTCATCAGCGGACGGAACGTGGACGAAGACCGTTTCCAGGAATGGATGACGTTGCCAAGCGACTCAAAATGACCGGAATTTGGAGAAGCTGCGTAACGAAGAGTGGCTATAGAGCCTCAATTTCTACCGTGAACGGCACAAATTCATAAATCTGGAGGTTTGTGCCGATTCTGCGAAAGATTCTGGTTGTAACAGCCGATTCTTTACCCGTGTGGCATCGCAATGAGATGTTCGGATGAGCCGACTTCATTCGACGCCACGCAGCCGATGATTTCGCGACGTGGCCGCTTCAGGCTTCGGGTCGACTGCCTTTAGATGAAGGCAGCAGGAAATCAAGGGAACGCCACGCGTGGGGCGTGGGTACTTCGTCGTGCAAGGATGTTGTCATGAAAGCGATATCGGGTTGGCGCGGAATGCTGGTCACAGGCTTGCTGATTTCGGCGACCTCGACCGGCTGCCTTCAAACGACGATCGGTGGTCAGACCTTGCCGTCGGCGTACTACCTCGACGATGACGTGCAGTACTTCAAACGAGGACCGGAACAGAAGCTGGCCAACCAGATTCGTTCGCTGGAACGATACAAGGTGGAACGCGAAGCCAACCAGCAGGGTTTAAACGAGAACGTCGGCAACTGATCGTTGACCAGGCGTGATCGTCAGGCCGCTGTGCCAGATCTTCACACACACACCATCAGAACCCGCGAAGAACACTTCGCATCACCGGTTCTGCAAGCGAAAACTCGTACGTCGTTCGCCAACCGTGCGAATCGACGTCGGGGGGGGACGAGCCCTTCGCAGTCAGCGTATTCAGGCAACAAACATTGCCTGAGTTCGTCGGCTTGCGAAGGGTTTTTCTTTTGGTCAGCACCGCGGCCGAATGAAAGCTCAACAGCGTGTTGAAGTAAGGGTGACAGGCACCGTAGCGTTCACGATATCATGGGGTGCTTT
This genomic interval from Schlesneria paludicola DSM 18645 contains the following:
- a CDS encoding threonine ammonia-lyase, with the protein product MTIREVTIDDVRDAESVIREHLTPIPLIRSYSLERELGLPSHRRVWLKDYGWTPVGSFKLLGALYWMAKNLERIGDRPVAAHSSGNFASGISFAGMRYKKQVVVVMPESAPRVKFKLTRSFGAEVMTYDISRDHETGERDRITRELADERKAVQASPYDDPYVIAGNGVGGLEVVTELQQQGRDVSHFFCQVSGGGLMAGQAIAIADGFPSAKIIGVEPDGADDFRQSLAANKRTRVDHPQSICDGLLSYDVGEHNWPILRKFVTDAVAISELKTRGAMKWLYDTHGLRTEPSGAISTAALLSGQISTEGTGDIVVVISGRNVDEDRFQEWMTLPSDSK